DNA sequence from the Vicia villosa cultivar HV-30 ecotype Madison, WI linkage group LG3, Vvil1.0, whole genome shotgun sequence genome:
CAAAATTTATTTAGAAAAATGCAGTAATCCAACTCCAGCAGACAGTAGCACAAGTTATGTAATACAGCCCTTTAGATTGAAGCTGTGTTCTTATCTATAGCAGTTCATGTCTACATCAGTGTTACATTTCACTAGAATATCTTTAACCATACACTAAACATGCAACTCAAGAAAAATAAGCAACATTAAGACAGAAATATCAGCAACAACAAAATGCTACTAATCTGATAAACAAAAACTTTGAATCATTAAACTCTTCATTTGTATTGATATTAACAATTGCCTAAAAAAGTATCTACAAAAGAATCAATTTAATCTTATAACACCCTATACAAAAAATGTGACAAAAACATGCAGAAAAAATATACACACAACATAAGTTTGTTCTATGGATTATGGATTATCACCACCATTGATGAACAAGAACTCCAATATTTCTGAGTGAAGTAAACAAATCCAAACACTCCGAATACGTTTTCTGAAACTTCGCACTTCTCTTCCCAGGACAACATCTCTGCCACCTATTATAATGACACTCAAGAAAAAGCTCATCAATCAAACAAATTGCCCCAGTTTGAATCAACCTAGGTATCAAATGAAACTCACTTCCTTCCACATCCATCTTCACAACCACAAAATCCTTACTCGTAACAACACTCTTCAACCAATCTGCCAAATCAAACCCTTGAATCTTATCCTTATCGCCCATATGGCTCGACGATGTCTGAACCGGGTTAATCCTCCCCATCCCTCGTCCATTCATCGTGATTTTCTTACTCGGGTCTCTCGTAATCTCAAAGAACAATGTCTCATTCCTTACCCAAGCTGCATAGGGTAACAAAGTTACACCTTTTCTTGCTCTATACTCTTCATGAAAGGCTTTATCGGCTTCAATCGCATAAACCTCGAACGTTTTGTTCTGTTTCGGGTATTGTTTCTTGAACCAGCTTCCAATGCTTGATCCATAGCTTCTAGATCCGATATCGACATACACGTAGTTTCGCTTGAAACTTATATCAACCAATGAAGTTAAGTACTTTATGTTCTTCAAGTTTCTTTTCAGTGCAATCCATGGTTTCAATGGTTCTTCAATAATCAATGTTTCTGCAGTTTTCACTATTTCACGTTTGTACCTTGGAATAGAACACTTTTTCACTGAGTTTCCATTTGGGgctgaaattagggttttctttttcATCAAAATCTCGAGAATTGTCGATGAATCAACACCGTTGATCTCTCTTGTTCTGATCAATTCACAGCAATTGAATAATTCAAGAAACGAATTGAAGCTGTAAGCGTCTCTAGCCGCCGTATGAACAGCCAAGAATCCGCCGGGTCGGAGAGTCCGGGAGATTTCCGCGGCGAACTCCGCCGGTTTAGAGGATTCTTCTAACCCGCCGTTCCCGGAGAATTCGAAGTCGAAGGAGTCTTTTAGGAAAGGCTGCCGGTGACCATCTCCGTAAACGATCAACGGCGGTGACGGTTTCTTGAAAATCCCGACGGAATCAACCACGCCGATTTCTTTCAACGCTAATACATCTTCTCCGGTGGGAGTATCGATACATAAGGCTTTAGAATTCGTTGAGAGAAAACCCTCGGCGATCAGATCCTGGAAGCTAGCGGCGTAGTATTCAACGGAGCGGCGCCAATTCTTGCCGGAAAATGTATCTCCGGCGAGATGAGAGGGAGCGGTGAGGTTGAGATTTTCGGAGAAGAAACAGAAGTCGGAAGAGTCGCAGGATCCGCCGCGGACGGTGACGATGATGGCGAAGCGTGCGGCGAAGATGAGAACGGCGAAGGAGAACACGCGGACGATGATGTTTCTTAGGAGACCGTGTTTCGCCATGGTTAGCTCCATGGAAGGTTAACGAGAAACgagagagaagaaagaaagaagtgTTTTTTCAGTGTGGGGTAAGATTTGAAAATTGAGTATGATTTCGAGGGTAAAACAGGGAATTCGTGTGATTTGTTGTAAGGGGTGGAAGGTTGAATGAAGAGAGTTTAAGATGTAGTGATTGTTATTCTGGTAGAGTGCCATTCAGTTGATTGGGAATAACAAAAATGCCACTATAGAGCCGTTGGTATTTTTTGCGGGAAGTTGAATATGTCCAAAATATTGATAAAGTGGTAATTTGATTGTTGTGATAAACTGGTAATTTTAAAGTTGATTTGTTTTTTTATCGAAATAGTATCTAAAATTAAATTACTAAATTATTTgtgaaaataaaaatgattattaatattatttttaagagaGAATGTCCATCGTTGTTAAAGATTTAAgcatttttttaagttttaatcaATTGATGACTATTTACTAATGTGGTTGATATTAGAGCTATAAATGAGACTAATTTAAAATGAG
Encoded proteins:
- the LOC131656256 gene encoding uncharacterized protein LOC131656256 produces the protein MELTMAKHGLLRNIIVRVFSFAVLIFAARFAIIVTVRGGSCDSSDFCFFSENLNLTAPSHLAGDTFSGKNWRRSVEYYAASFQDLIAEGFLSTNSKALCIDTPTGEDVLALKEIGVVDSVGIFKKPSPPLIVYGDGHRQPFLKDSFDFEFSGNGGLEESSKPAEFAAEISRTLRPGGFLAVHTAARDAYSFNSFLELFNCCELIRTREINGVDSSTILEILMKKKTLISAPNGNSVKKCSIPRYKREIVKTAETLIIEEPLKPWIALKRNLKNIKYLTSLVDISFKRNYVYVDIGSRSYGSSIGSWFKKQYPKQNKTFEVYAIEADKAFHEEYRARKGVTLLPYAAWVRNETLFFEITRDPSKKITMNGRGMGRINPVQTSSSHMGDKDKIQGFDLADWLKSVVTSKDFVVVKMDVEGSEFHLIPRLIQTGAICLIDELFLECHYNRWQRCCPGKRSAKFQKTYSECLDLFTSLRNIGVLVHQWW